In a single window of the Lacerta agilis isolate rLacAgi1 chromosome 15, rLacAgi1.pri, whole genome shotgun sequence genome:
- the LOC117060334 gene encoding protein NEL-like, with product MPSDNFCWEARSSILALLSLPSPGTIFFFLAGALSLSMSDEDIICKTRCLINCSKGYYHTSGNCLECPVGFFCPGGHMAPRLCPIGTYNQLTAQEDIASCQACPDGYISLDTRAGCQVCPDGYQCDPQMGLQRKCIPGQYSPAGEMECKECPKGYVCPDGQEIQVESITPNAS from the exons ATGCCTTCAGACAATTTCTGTTGGGAAGCAAGATCTAGTATCCTGGCTCTGCTATCCTTGCCATCTCCAGGgaccattttcttctttcttgcaggagctctctctctttccatgaGCGATGAAGATATAATCTGTAAGACTCGGTGCCTCATTAACTGCTCAAAAGGATACTACCACACCTCTGGCAACTGCCTCGAGTGCCCTGTTGGATTCTT CTGCCCAGGAGGTCACATGGCTCCACGCTTATGCCCCATAGGAACCTATAATCAACTTACAGCTCAGGAAGATATTGCATCCTGCCAG GCCTGCCCAGATGGTTACATCAGCTTGGACACCCGAGCTGGGTGCCAGGTATGTCCAGATGGCTACCAGTGTGATCCACAGATGGGTCTACAGAGAAAGTGTATCCCTGGTCAGTATTCACCGGCTGGAGAGATGGAGTGTAAGGAATGCCCCAAAGGATATGTCTGCCCTGATGGACAGGAGATACAGGTAGAGAGTATCACACCTAATGCTAGCTGA